Below is a window of Candidatus Aenigmatarchaeota archaeon DNA.
CTGAGGTAAAGAAGTTTATTGATGAAAGTGTTAAATACTACAGAAAAATAGAGGGAAAACTTGTAGCAGCCTTCACATCAACTGGAATGATTGGTGGAGGTGGTGAGACAGTCTGCCTTGATATTCTGAAGGCATTTTTGATTCACGGATGCCTCTGCCTCGGTTTTACAAGGCTTGGTCACTATGGACCAGTCTCAATCGGCAAACCAGACAGCAGAGTTGAAAAAGAGATAGCAGAAATGGTCAATAAGTATGCTGAGGTGTTGGAGAGGGTTTAGATCCTTCCTTTTAATTTAAAAATTTTCTTATGATCTCATAGACTTGTTGAGGTGAGGTGTTTTTAAGGCAGTCTAAGCTACTACATATTTGGAGCTTACATCTTTTTATATTTTTAAAGGGTATACCAAAATAATCATTATTTTTTTTGCAGGGTAATTCAAATTGGGGATATATTTTTTCTAAATTTTTAGATGAAATTGTTATTTTAGGGTCTTCGGGACCATAAATAACCAATGATTTAGTTCCAACTGCTCTTGATAAATGCATTGCACCGGTGTCACAACCCACAACTAAATCTGCAATTTTAAAGAGGGCAGCAAGTTGAGACAGCGAGGTTTTACCTCTTAAATCTATGATTTTCTCTGATTGTAGAAAATACTCGTCTATCCTTTTACCTGTCAGGATAATGCAGGTATTTTCTTTGATATTTGCAAGGATTTTTTCAATTAAGATTCTAAAGTATGGCCATTTTCTTGAAGGAGCATATGTATCAGTGTGAATAATCAATCTT
It encodes the following:
- a CDS encoding glycosyltransferase family 9 protein, whose protein sequence is MPIAENLKIQFNQSEIAYMVRDDIKELFKHVPYVDRVFPYRNKFSIMCSFNELREFDTVIFVVEKDITRLRMFSLLHIKKRIGFSFSKKTNKYLTDIVFTEDTFQGMEKLFLTLLQPLNIKNIELRTLPRLSPDMAVIENLKSTFSKFTKRLIIHTDTYAPSRKWPYFRILIEKILANIKENTCIILTGKRIDEYFLQSEKIIDLRGKTSLSQLAALFKIADLVVGCDTGAMHLSRAVGTKSLVIYGPEDPKITISSKNLEKIYPQFELPCKKNNDYFGIPFKNIKRCKLQICSSLDCLKNTSPQQVYEIIRKFLN
- a CDS encoding flavodoxin family protein — translated: EVKKFIDESVKYYRKIEGKLVAAFTSTGMIGGGGETVCLDILKAFLIHGCLCLGFTRLGHYGPVSIGKPDSRVEKEIAEMVNKYAEVLERV